The DNA window ATACTTGTATTTTTCTGATTATTTTTAAAGATATGTGGATAGGGTTTGGAAGTCTCCATCCATATGTACCGTATTATAAATTGCCATGGATTTGCGGGACAGAATCTGAGCTGCAAGTCTGAAGCAATTCTACCACATCTGTAGATTCTCCACAACATCCCCAGCCAAATAAGACAGGcgagcagggccgccgataggccagtattactggtactggcgtcaggggcccggccaaattgaaaactggtgggggcccggttttggcccgccaccgtgtgccggcctcctggcgcctgcaccagtcattcagggccggcgtcagcgcagggcatagtcgggcaagtgccggggcccacagagcctcttggggcccccggcacttgcccgccccagcacttgccggtcccgatttcagctgatcggcgtccgtcggacgccgatgagctgaatacttacgcgattaaagcaggatctgtgacagctcagctccttctttaaacgctgctgtccggcttcggcgtctgtaggcacgatgtgatgacgtcatcacatcgcgcctaaattatttcagtggcgtgagagcggagcggcgggtgacacgaagcgatggaagaggtaaaTGAAGGGGCCCCATGAAataggggggcaaatgaaggggagggggggaacggcatggcactgtggaagatggtggggagggggtggggagagcatggcatgacactgggatgaaggggggagaatggcatgacactgggatgaagggggggggaatggcatgacactggggcagatgtaggggggagaatggcatgacactgggatgaaggagggaggagaacagcatgacactggggcagatgaggggggaacggcatgacaatggggcagagacggggggacatgaaactgtgggcagttgaaagggggagaacagcatgaaactagggacagagatggaggggggacatgaaactgggggcagaggaagggtgtatatgaaactggggaagagatggggggggggtatataatttacaggtgactgtaggaggattatactgtgtgggagcacatgaaaaattgaatgggcggagtcaacagaaaagtgggcgggtcTAAATTTgtcgcaggggggggggggggcgcccagacacgtaggctgtatggggccccaaaattcctgatggcggccctgcaggCGAGTATATACAAATAGTTAATTTAGGGCTCCCTAtatattataaagaaaaaaaaacttactgaaatacccctttaatgtaaagctAGTACTCCAAGTAAAacacaggtgttttttttttattctgaggTCCtgtttaggctccgttctcacagagtaatgcaccgctcatttacacacgtatacacgtgtcagagagcagcgcttcaaaacagatcccattgatttcaatgtgtgccggcttacacgcgctacacattgaaatcaatgggatctgttttgaagcgcctcactctgaaacgtgtatacgtgtctaaatgagcggcgcgttagtccgtgagaatggagcctaagggtccattcagatCAGGCATTTAACATCTGGTCAGCAACTCCATTTAATGGATGACTCAGTGATCAATcttagatacaaaaaaaaaaaaaaaaaaaaaaaagagatccgttcctttccattttttggaaggacacaaaagtatggtattTTTTGTAGGACAGAAGTGAATGtgtttgctagagatgagcgaacagtgaaatatttgagattcgtttcgagtagagcctcaatattcgactactcgatcaaatcccattatagtctatgggaaaaaatgctcgtttcaggggaaaccactatttgactaaaggagagtcaccaagtctacgagtagcaggaggagagtgtttaggaggagcgctgtgcagttaaagcgcacggacctcattatagtctatggggtccgtgcactttaactgcacagcacttgcagttgcgctgataaaaagtcagctcccttgtaacagcaggctgccagctctcctgactagcaaagatgagcctgtggcaaatcaacgctggttctgcagcaggctggtccttactagtcaggagagctggcagcttgctgttacgagggagtttactttttctcataggaatgaattgaccagtgttgattggccagtgtacagcattcggccaatcaacgctggttctgaatcgaatatttactgctagTAGTAATCgattgagtatgaatatttcgaatactgtagtatttgatcaaagacctactcgatggaatactactcgctcatctctagtgtttgcaTCTGTTAAACAGATTTGAAAAAGACTTGATCTGAATGAAGGCCTACCTTGACTGTGGCACAAGGCCCTACTATTACATCATGCCTAGTCCTTTGAATACAATGTACACTGAAATTGTAACATTCACATGTTAACCAGTACTAATTCAATGGTAACAAGGAATGTGATTAACAAAAGTTCTACAACTGTACTGAGGCATTCAACACCTTGTGCACAGTCTGCAGCTGTTGTGTCTGCGATTAGATTATGCGCACATATGCAGGAAGACCACAACTCAACCTACTCTCAGTGTTATACATAAACAGCTTCCATTGCACAGAAATATTCTTTGCTTCCAACTGATATCTACTGAGCCTTTCATACCACTTGCTATTTTATGGACTCTTTCCTGGGATCCACAGAGAGAGCAAGATTCTGGAAGCCTCTGGCACCTTATGAACTGTTTTAAGGTGCTATCTGGAGAGCAGGTCTCCATCCAGGATTGTTGCAGGCTGTTTCACAGTCTACAATGGGACTATTCCTTCATGGATAGCCTGAATGgcaaagaggaagaagaagactgattcccctctcctcccccctctTGTGTGTTGTTGTATCTCAATAAGGCTTCAGGCCTGTGAttacctccctccccctctctccaacCCCCATCCCATCACATGTTTCAATGTCTTTGTGTTTTGCAATGGTGCTAAATGTGTACATAGCCCAGTTGTACCACTATAATGATCAAGGCTGTCTGGCTTGTTCTCTGGAGGACAGCTTGTATGACTgatccaacatacagtcctaagaaaaagtttgggcacccctattaatcttaatcatttttggttctaagtattttggtgtttgcagcagccatttcagtttgatatatctaataactgatggacacagtaatatttcaggattgaaatgaggtttattgtactaacaaaaaatgtgcaatatgcattaaaccaaaaattgaccggtgcaaaagtatgggcacctcaacagaaaagtgacattaatatttagtagatcctccttttgcaaagataacagcctctagtcgcttcctgtagcttttaatcagttcctggatgaaggtattttggactattgctctttacaaaacaattcaagttcagttaagtttgatggtcgccaagcatggacagcccgctctcaaatgatctgaaaacaaagattgttcaacatagttgttcaggggaaggatacaaaaagttgtctgagagatttaacctgtcagtttccactgtgaggaacagagtaaggaaatggaagaccacagggacagttcttgttaagcccagaagtggcaggccaagaaaaatatcagaaagcagagaagaagaatggtgagaacagtcaaggacaatccacagaccacctccaaagagcttcagcatcatcttgctgcagatggtgtcactgtgcatcggtcaacaatacagtgcactttgcacaaggagaagctgtatgggagagtgatgagaaagaagccgtttctgcaagaacgccacaaacagagtcgcctaaggtatgcaaaagcacatttggacaagccagcttcattttggaagaaggtcctgtggactgatgaaacaaagattgagttctttggtcatacaaaaaggcgttatgcatggcgaccaaaaaacagcattccaagaaaaacacatgctacccactgaaaAATtttgtggaggttccatcatgctttggggctgtgtggccattgccggcaccgggaatcttgttaaagttgagggtcgcatggattccactcagtatcagcagattcttgagaataatgttcaagaatcagtgatgaagttgaagttacgccggggatggatatttcagcaagacaatgatccaaaaaaccaaagctccaaatcgactcaggcattcatgcagaggaacaattacaatgttctggaatggccatctcagtccccagacctgaatatcattgaacatctgtgggatgatttgaagcacgcagtccatgctcggcgaccatcaaacttaactgaacttgaattgttttgtaaagaggaatagtccaaaataccttcatccaggatctgattaaaagctacaggaagcgactagaggctgttatctttgcaaaaggaggatctactaaatattaatgtcacttttctgttgaggtgcccatacttttgcaccggtcacattttggtttaatgcatattgcacattttctgttagtacaataaacctcatttcaatcctgaaatattactgtgtccatcagttattagatatatcaaactgaaatggctgttgcaaacaccaaaatatttagaactaaaaatgattaagagtaataggggtgcccaaactttttcataggactgtagggctctctgttgtgcattcttactgatgggatatttttatctgctttggaactgccacacttgcaacaacatgtgaacccttattatttgactgtgatatacacacttttttcaccctagacctatatactatttattactacccatcataggactgtataactgaTATTTAAAAGCATGCAAACTTTCTGGCAAAATATTAAGAACAGGCTCAAAATGGTGCAAAAATAAAAAGACCATGCTCAACTTTCCAataactgaggcctggttcacatctgcattccgtATTCTGTTTAGGGAGCCtcttccccgaacggaataccaaatgcattaaaaagtggtgaggaatgaaaacatatggaccccatagacttaatggggtctgtgtgttttccgcacaagtAATGttaagaggaaagtagttcatgaagtggttTTCTCTTTGCATGTTCCATAatgacactgcgtggaaaacatacagacctcattatagtctatggagtccgtgtgctttcattgctcacctcttgtcaatgcgttcagtattccgtttggggtgtcCTCAAGCGAACTccgcaaacggaataccgaacgcagatgtgaaccaggccatactAAGTGGCCATTTCCTGTGTGTAAAGAAGGACCAGGAGGTAGAAAACAATGGGGGTGCTGAAAGTGTCTCAGTGGCCATACTAAGCACTTTTCTTAAAATTTTTTTAGCAccacgacaacccctttaacgctaCACATCAACCATTATAGGGCAAAAGGACATCATATTGGGTAGACTCTTGATCTGTGTTCCCTTCTATAAGCCAGAGAAGAGATCACTCAaaatgcagtttttgctgcagcagAATGGAAGCAACCACATAAAACACACAATGCAGAATGGCCGACATCCATGGGCTATGCTTTACTAAAACCATGCTTTggctggggcaacacagtggctcagtggttaacactgcagctttggattcctgggttcgaatcctgccaggaacaacatctgcaaggagtttgtatgttctcctaagtgtttgcgtggatttcctcccattctacaaaaaaaacatactgataggaaaaaaaatatatacattgtgatccctatataaggctcacaatccacatataaaaaaataaaaccatgcTTTGGCATGCTGTTTGCATATAAATCAAGAAACCGCCCAGAGGTTGCATGGATCCCTTCCGCTGAAGCCGCAGATtgcaatcagcggcctcaggtaGAGACCAGTGATGTCGCAGGTAGTGACATCTCAGGCCCTTCGCTAAGGCCGCtgtttggtctcagcagtcacgtgcggcTGGAACTTCTGCTGGACTGAGAAGACCAGACCGTGCTGGTAAGCACTGGAGCATCGGTGAAAggtgaatatatataattttttttccaaaataatacatttattatttaaataatacatttaatgtccagttttgcttggacaaccactttattaAGCATGAGACCTTTGACAATGCATAAAGTTGCCTTTATGGGCATCTATGGACCATAGCCTTTAAGACTGGGGACACAGAGTGATCGCTGTGGGTTATGCGGCCACAATGATATTCAGGGGAACACATGGAAATTCAGCAGCATATGAATAGGaagcaaaaaacacccaaaattggCCCAGCTGCAGGCATCGCAATGTACGGTACTTTGTGCTGAAGTAACATAGCATGGTGTTTGCAGTGTGTTCCCAGCTTAATGGCCAGTAGGTTGCCCATATGGTCAGTATATTTTATTTTGAGACTCACATTTCCACATTTTAAAAAGCTCAGTCACATTTTTCAGTAGAACTGTATACCAAAAAAATTGGCCTATAGTTAATAAGCTAATTGTCTGCAGCATAAACATAGATAGGCAGTCATAGCATTCTTCAACTTCATGACAGTGGACAATCTGTGTTATGGATTTGATGCATCTTgtgttaaagggtttatccagcaGTCAGGAAATGTCAGCATGATGTCCAGTAGGTGCAGGGATCACATGACATTACTCTCACCTCACAGTTGCAGATGGGTAAAGAAAGCCCAACCAGCTAAACGCAAGCAATGGTTCAGGGAACTGCACGTGGGATACTTATTTGTATGTGATTTCAGTGTTAATCATAGACAGCACATGATCCTGCTCATTTAGGTCACATACAGTCAATGGTTGATCAGCCTCTCATGTTTGAGAAAatcattaacttttttttaactatttatttgaTTTCCTATACTTTCTGTCAGTGAAATAGACAGAACACAGAAGGGTCCTTTAAAATCCCAGACTTCAGAGACGTCATTAACGTTAACAGACATCCATAGGTCCAAGGGAAAAAGAAAAGAGGTCTGCACgatcccattaaattcaatgggtaTATACAGAGCCCCTGAATAACATGGACAGCCACTGAAAGtgaatgtgtgaataaggccttactccAAACCACTTGCATGTGCCAGtaataaggctgctttcacatggcagtgtttggtcagtgattttgttcaaTGAATGTGTAcaaaattaggagtggagactacacagagatcaggtataatagaaatatttgtacctgttcaatcactgaacaaaatcactgactaaagcagcctaaggccccatattgagcaaatgcagctctttttgttgcagattctgctgcggttttttgagcccaaaccaggagtggctacaaaagaaatgagaaatatatagaaacatCTTATACTGCTCTCTTCTAGTCAATCCACTagcagctttggctcaaaaaacgctgcaaaatcggcaacataaaaagctgcatttccgcaagccTGCTTTAGCCTTTAAGGCTtcttcctaagggtaagttcacacagagtttttggtcagaattttgaggccatatttgcctcaaaatcctgactaaaaaaatggctcccggaaaaagaagccatTTGGGCCTAACCCGAAGCAGAGTGGgccactggatgctggtgcaccacAATGTCATGCAGTCGcagttacccgtattttggactgggaCCCGAGGCCACTGCCTggggttccagtccaaaaaaccctgtgtgaacttatcctaaatcTGGTGCCTttaaagatggccatacacagATTTTATAAGAATGATCCCACCAGCAACATTACCAACTGAACTGCCCAATTGAGAATCAAAGGTAGTTTTAGGGAAGAAAAAAGTGCACTAGGCATGCAATGTGGCGAATGACCAGCTGCTGCAAACACACATATGTGGTATGGCCTATCGTTGCTGACAGAAGTTCAATATGTGGCCAGCCTAACCAAACTAAGTGCAAAACATCCATTTTTACTGATCTCCAATATGTTTGGGTGTATGGAGGAGGTCAGTTGAAAACGAACAAAAATCGAACATATGAATAGCCCCATGAACAGACTACTactttaatgctgccatgtgacatccaagaaaaaaaagcagcgcTCACATGGCAATTATccactgtagtgtgaatgcagctttaaGCCACAACACACCCCATGGTTAGAACCTTTATTTTAGTAAAGACCAAACCATTGGTAAGTTTATAGAAAACTGATCGGTATCAAATAGAAGATGCATCTTAGCCCAGAAATCTCAAGAGCCTTTGTAAAAGTGgctagtgtttttttctttttaacacaAAACATATACAGTTGTATAGTCACATgcgatgctaggttcacacctgtgttcgggtttccgttctttgggtcaacaaaaaaacccccatggACTATAAAGGGGTTTGCGTGGATTCCGCAGGGAGAAAACTCCTGCTtgctagacttttttttttctctgcatttttcaggcagaatggggaacagaatccgggcacaggtgtgaactcagcctgattTGGAATAGGTCTAAAACAGTCCAGCAAAGTGCTGTGTGAATTCAGTCTGAAAGAAATACATATTTTATTGGGGGGCGGGGGTTCCCTCATATTCTCAACTCAGATAATCTCTACAGAGAATATTAATTCCCCCAGAGCAATGACACAGAAGCTATCCATGTGCACTATAGTGACGCTCTCAcattgtctcccctccatctgcagtATGAGGCGGCCAATGCATGTGATGAGGGCGCCCTGAGTCACACAGGAGGAGAGCAGCTCCAGTCACCGGCGGCCTGTGATATCACACCCCACATATAATATTCCCATGTACCGTGCCCATGTGTGCTGCCAGTAATAGGAGCCCCCTCTAATACCGGCACTACAGCGTACGGTCACACAGTGCCAAGCATGCCTGGGCAAAGAGCCGCCGACTCGTAATAACACATGGCCTAGGACCAGACCTACAAGGCCAGCTTACTAGTTACTCAATGGCAGCGCACTCCATGCTGTGCCCTATGGAACAGGCGCGGCCATCACACACAAGCCGGCTTCTGGGCACGCGTAATGGCGTCTGAGGCGCCGGCCACCCCTATAATGTTAGCGGCCACATCTTAGTATGGTACCGGACGCTATACggggcttacacgcgctacaagCCTTCTATACAAACACTCTCCCGGGACCCGGATACCTCTAGTAATACGTGAAAATCCCCCACACATTCACCATTTACCGCTTCCTCTCACCCCTCCCCCAAGCCGGGGGATACAACACTCCGCCTCAAACACCCGGGAATTCTGGGCGGAATGACGTCATCGGCAAACCCCGCCCGGGCCCCTATATAAGAGTGACGCCCGCCGACTTCGATCTCTTCCTCACCGGGTCTGCGGCGAATTTATAAGGTAAGGCGAGCGGAGGTGGAGGCCTGGACTTTAGGCCGCGGGGTGTTGAGGGAAGCCTGGTGTGGCGAGGACGCTTCAGGAGATCGGGCTTACGATAGCTGGGGTTATGTAGGGATGCTGAGAACTATGGCCATTGCTTTATGAGGAGCGTCTGAGCTGTGGAGAATGGCCGGCCCTGCGTGCTGGATCCGCGGCCTACTTGGAATCTATCGGGGATCTCTGTGTATGGGAGCCATCCAGTACAGCGGAGTGGTTGTTCCCCCTTACTGATGTTAGGGCTAGGCTCGGCTAGCTGTATTTCTTGCTGGTTAGTCTCGATGAGTGTGTATTGCAGCTATTCTGCCAGCATGGCGCCTGTGCTTCGTGTAATGGCGGTACGTGGCTGGCTATAGCGTCTTCTGTCTATGATGGCTGGTTATGGCTTCTGCTGTGTCTGtggtggggtatatatatataatctatacataTGCCGGGGGTCAGCTATTAGTGTGGCGAGCAGTCGGGGTGGTGGCGCCGCTAGTAGACGAGCGTGCTCTTCATGCGGCTTTGTGGCGTTAGTCTAATATGTATCGTGTGACTAGCTTCTTGTACCGTTGCGCTACTCCCCGGTACCGGCTGTCTTTTCCATCTCATGGCAGGGTTATTGGAGATGTggccgctgctcacggccggctGCCTTCAGTGCCGTGTACAAtataaagatggcggccgctctcCTTGTCTGCTGAGCGGGTTTCCTCTTCCACAAGATGGAGGACGATGAGTCACAGCTCACAAGACAAAGGAGGCCTGGAGCCGCGTGTGGGGCCCCGATCGTGCCCTGGTGACCGGAGAGCCCCCTCTTACCTCCATAGTGTGGGATTAGTCTTGTCTATTAGTCATATTTGTGTGGGTGTGGTGGATTACGGCAGCTGTGACTAGGCACGTGCTGTACACTGTGCTGTCAGCTAATGGAGTATTACAGCTCTTATGTCTTAGTCTTCTATACTATTTGACCTCCtgtttttaataatttattttaaaggTGTCCATCGCCAAACATCTAAACACTCAAAATGGGAAAGGAAAAGACTCACATCAACATCGTCGTCATTGGACACGTAGATTCTGGCAAGTCCACAACAACTGGACATCTTATCTACAAATGCGGTGGTATTGACAAGCGTACCATTGAGAAGTTCGAGAAGGAAGCCGCTGAGGTAATTTCACATATGTTCATGGCAGATGTGCTTGCTGTCTGCACACTTTACTGTAATATAGTACTAATATAGTAATTTAAGCTGCAACCCTGTACAGTGGTAGTCACTCTAGGGACAGATGTGCTTGATATCTGAAAACTTCACTGGACCATAGTACTAATATAGTATTAATTTAAGCTGTAACCCTGTACAGTGGTAGTCACTCACTGTAAGGAGATAAGTACTAGGAATGTAACACCTAGTATTATAAGGCAAGAATCTGTCAGCTCACCCATCTGTGCCAGTATTATAATCTTGTACCGGAGCCCATGCTGTAAATAAATTGCTGACCTCTTTATCCACAGATGGGCAAGGGCTCCTTCAAGTACGCTTGGGTCTTGGACAAACTGAAAGCTGAACGTGAGCGTGGTATTACCATTGATATCTCTCTGTGGAAGTTTGAGACCAGCAAGTACTATGTCACCATCATTGATGCCCCTGGACACAGAGATTTCATCAAGAACATGATCACTGGTACTTCTCAGGTAAATTGCTCAGCTTGTTGGATTTATAGCTAGTTGTTAAACTTGTACACTTGTAGTTCAAAGTGGCTTTTTCCTTGATTGCAAAGCCTAGTGTTTTTGTATGTGCTGCAGTATGGTTTGCTTTAGTATAAAATTTATTAATTTCAATTGTTTTCTCTTCCTAGGCTGATTGCGCTGTCTTGATTGTTGCTGCTGGTGTGGGTGAGTTTGAAGCTGGTATCTCAAAGAACGGACAAACTCGTGAGCATGCTCTCCTGGCCTACACTCTGGGTGTCAAGCAGCTCATTGTTGGTGTCAACAAGATGGATTCCACCGAACCACCATACAGCCAGAAGAGATACGAAGAAATTTGCAAGGAAGTCAGCAGTTACATTAAGAAGATCGGATACAACCCAGATACTGTTGCCTTTGTGCCCATCTCTGGTTGGAACGGTGACAACATGCTTGAGCCCAGCTCCAACGTAAGTGTGTGGTTGTATTTGTCTGTGTTTCCTGCACTTGTACGTGATTTGTACAGTCCTGATGGAAAAGTGTaatgttttgtgtgtttttttttgttttttttttttaaactatagatGCCATGGTTCAAGGGATGGAGCATCACCCGTAAAGAAGGAACTAAAAGTGGAGTTACCCTGCTTGAAGCTCTGGACTGCATTCTGCCACCAAGCCGCCCCACTGACAAGCCTCTTCGTCTGCCTCTTCAGGATGTCTACAAGATTGGTGGTAAGTTGTTGTAAATGTGAATCGACTGTAGTACTGACATCAGCCTGTTTTAAGATATTAAAACAGTGACACGATTCCTGGATTAATCTTTCTTTGCCCTATAGGAATTGGAACAGTACCCGTCGGCCGTGTGGAAACTGGTGTCCTTAAACCAGGCATGGTGGTTACTTTTGCCCCAGTCAATGTAACAACTGAAGTTAAGTCAGTGGAAATGCATCATGAAGCTCTGAGCGAGGCTCTGCCCGGTGACAATGTTGGTTTCAACGTAAAGAACGTTTCTGTCAAGGACGTTCGTCGTGGTAACGTTGCTGGTGACAGCAAGAACGACCCACCTCTGGAAGCTGCTGAATTCACAGCACAGGTACTTGCTGTTCAAATCTTCTTTTAATGGAGCTGTAAATCTCTGTCCAGACTCTTTATTAATGCCCTCTTGTTCTTTAGGTTATTATCCTCAACCACCCTGGCCAGATCAGTGCTGGGTATGCACCTGTACTGGATTGCCACACAGCTCACATTGCTTGCAAGTTTGCTGAGCTGAAGGAGAAGATTGACCGTCGTTCTGGTAAGAAACTGGAAGAAAACCCCAAAACCCTGAAGTCTGGTGATGCTGCCATTGTTACAATGGTCCCTGGCAAAGCCATGTGTGTGGAGAGCTTCTCTGACTATCCTCCTCTTGGTGAGTACTTGGTCGTCTGAAGGGTCTTCTGTTTTTTTGTATTGAAAATGAATTATCTAACGCGGACTGTTCCTTCTTTTAGGGCGTTTTGCCGTGCGTGACATGAGACAGACCGTTGCTGTTGGTGTGATCAAGGCTGTTGAAAAGAAGTCAGCTACTGCTGGCAAAGTTACAAAGTCTGCTCAGAAGGCCCAGAAAACCAAATGAATATTCCAAAAATCAGATGCCACCTCAGTCTTAACCAGCGGTGGAAGATCGGTCTCAGAACTATTTGTTTTAATTGGCCATTTCAGTTTAATAGTAAAAGACTGGTTAATGATTACAATGCATCGTAAAAGCTTCAGAAGGAAAGGAATGTCTGTGGACCATTTTGTTTGTGGCAGTTTTAAGTTATTAGTGTTTTAAAACCAGTAATTTTTAAGTGGAAACAACTTGACCAAAATCTGTCACCAAAATTTGAGACCATTAAAAAGTTAATGATAACTATGAGTGTGGCCTGAATCAGTTTAAGTGGGCAATGTATGTCAAAATGTGGAATTGTTGGACAGTTTGATAACTGTCAGCTGAGGACatggttatttttactcaccttaaCACCTGCATTTATATTTAAGACCATGTATGTTGCATTTTTGGTTAGTGTTAAGTCTTCTTCATAGGTGTTAAtttcagtaaaaaacaaaaccgtACTATTGGGTCTCCTGGATTTAGTGAGAATTGCAAGCAAACCTGGTATACACCCAATCAAGAGACTTGGACTTCCAAGTAAGTTAGGCTTCCCTGTGGCTTATGTCACTGACTTGAGTTTGTGTTGGTATGGTTTTACAGCCTGGGTCTTCCAACCTGTATTCCAACATGCCTTCTAAGATTTGCAGCTGTGGCACATGAATTAAGTAATTGTTGTACTAAATTACACTAGAAAATATTCTGGTTGCTTTCAGAGTTGGGGGTTCCCTGGtgtgttgaatagagtggtttaaGTATTAATATGAGCCAGGTGATTGGCTCATCCAAGATGCAACTATTGATGCACACACTACccatcccctttttttttttttttttttttttttttttaaataaattctctCTCTTCCTTGCCAAATTAGCAGTTTATTGTAATAAGGAGTGCCACTATTCATTTGAGGGTTATTCACGCCTGTTTTTTTGGGTT is part of the Leptodactylus fuscus isolate aLepFus1 chromosome 3, aLepFus1.hap2, whole genome shotgun sequence genome and encodes:
- the EEF1A1 gene encoding elongation factor 1-alpha 1, with the protein product MGKEKTHINIVVIGHVDSGKSTTTGHLIYKCGGIDKRTIEKFEKEAAEMGKGSFKYAWVLDKLKAERERGITIDISLWKFETSKYYVTIIDAPGHRDFIKNMITGTSQADCAVLIVAAGVGEFEAGISKNGQTREHALLAYTLGVKQLIVGVNKMDSTEPPYSQKRYEEICKEVSSYIKKIGYNPDTVAFVPISGWNGDNMLEPSSNMPWFKGWSITRKEGTKSGVTLLEALDCILPPSRPTDKPLRLPLQDVYKIGGIGTVPVGRVETGVLKPGMVVTFAPVNVTTEVKSVEMHHEALSEALPGDNVGFNVKNVSVKDVRRGNVAGDSKNDPPLEAAEFTAQVIILNHPGQISAGYAPVLDCHTAHIACKFAELKEKIDRRSGKKLEENPKTLKSGDAAIVTMVPGKAMCVESFSDYPPLGRFAVRDMRQTVAVGVIKAVEKKSATAGKVTKSAQKAQKTK